A part of Desulfuromonadaceae bacterium genomic DNA contains:
- a CDS encoding cytochrome c family protein: MVKRILNKIVHVGLLIFLLALLPAMGVAMDSSDCTNCHGDKDVVGEDLVINSLTFDHTAHAEVGCHGCHVSITEQHPDDGFPPSKASCAECHGDVSKSYSNSNHAQNAVCSDCHNPHQVYGPTAVSGQDMNLQCTSCHERVEIQEKHAEWLPQADLHINNLPCVTCHSTSNEYVISLYIIKRRSGSMFSRFDLATYAELNALSGGKPIVQLVDTNADGYISIAELRLFNLDPENKPLRLQGMMTPERLSHNFLTQDNRWDCSFCHSSGPEAMQVSYLSLAERDGGFKRISVEKGAVLDALYGTPDFYMVGATRSKALNYVGLVVLAGGMVVPIGHGTLRFLTRKNRKNEEK, from the coding sequence ATGGTCAAGCGAATACTTAACAAAATTGTCCACGTTGGATTACTGATCTTCCTCCTGGCCCTGTTGCCAGCCATGGGTGTCGCCATGGACAGCAGCGATTGCACGAATTGCCACGGCGATAAAGACGTGGTCGGCGAGGATTTGGTGATTAATTCACTCACATTTGACCATACAGCTCATGCTGAAGTTGGTTGCCATGGCTGTCATGTCTCGATCACAGAACAACATCCGGATGACGGTTTCCCCCCTTCTAAAGCCAGCTGCGCCGAGTGTCATGGTGATGTCAGTAAAAGCTACAGCAACAGTAACCACGCTCAGAATGCCGTCTGCAGTGACTGCCACAATCCTCATCAGGTGTATGGCCCAACGGCAGTTTCCGGACAGGATATGAACCTGCAATGCACCTCGTGTCATGAGCGTGTCGAAATACAGGAAAAACATGCCGAGTGGCTGCCACAGGCTGACTTGCACATCAACAATCTGCCCTGCGTGACCTGCCATTCGACATCAAACGAGTATGTCATCAGCCTCTATATTATTAAACGTCGGAGCGGATCGATGTTCAGCAGGTTCGACCTCGCAACGTACGCCGAGTTGAACGCCCTCTCCGGGGGCAAGCCGATTGTGCAACTGGTCGATACCAACGCCGATGGTTATATCTCGATAGCCGAGCTCCGGCTGTTCAATCTCGACCCGGAGAATAAGCCGTTGCGTTTGCAGGGCATGATGACTCCGGAACGACTCAGCCACAACTTCTTGACCCAGGATAACCGCTGGGATTGCTCCTTTTGCCACTCCTCCGGTCCGGAAGCGATGCAGGTGAGTTACTTGTCACTCGCAGAGCGTGATGGTGGTTTCAAGAGGATCTCTGTAGAGAAGGGTGCCGTCCTTGACGCTCTGTATGGCACGCCTGATTTCTACATGGTTGGAGCAACCCGCAGCAAGGCTCTCAATTACGTGGGGCTGGTAGTCCTTGCCGGGG